In Delphinus delphis chromosome 11, mDelDel1.2, whole genome shotgun sequence, one genomic interval encodes:
- the SMUG1 gene encoding single-strand selective monofunctional uracil DNA glycosylase isoform X2 — protein MAVPQAFPPGPLREGGALVEPQPSPRSSAEGFLEEELRLNAELKQLQFSEPVGVIYNPVEYAWEPHRSYVTRYCQGPKQVLFLGMNPGPFGMAQTGVPFGEVSVVRDWLGIGGPVQTPPQEHPKRPVLGLECPQSEVSGARFWGFFRNLCGQPEVFFRHCFVHNLCPLLLLAPSGRNLTPAELPAKQREQLLGVCDAALCRQVQLLGVRLVVGVGRLAEQRARRALASLMPEVQVEGLLHPSPRNPQANKGWEVVAKERLNELGLLPLLTK, from the exons ATGGCTGTGCCCCAGGCTTTCCCGCCAGGGCCCCTCCGTGAGGGGGGTGCTCTGGTGgagccccagccctcccctcgAAGCTCGGCtgagggcttcttggaggaggagcTCCGGCTTAATGCTGAGCTGAAGCAGCTGCAGTTTTCTGAGCCCGTGGGCGTCATCTACAATCCTGTGGAGTATGCGTGGGAGCCGCATCGCAGCTACGTGACCCGCTACTGCCAGGGGCCCAAGCAAGTGCTCTTCTTGGGCATGAACCCAGGACCCTTTGGCATGGCCCAGACTGGG GTGCCCTTTGGGGAAGTGAGTGTAGTCCGGGACTGGTTGGGCATTGGGGGGCCTGTGCAGACCCCTCCCCAAGAGCACCCCAAGCGACCAGTGCTGGGACTGGAGTGCCCTCAGTCCGAGGTGAGTGGTGCCCGGTTCTGGGGCTTTTTCCGGAACCTCTGTGGACAGCCCGAGGTCTTCTTTCGTCACTGTTTCGTCCacaacctgtgtcctctgctccTCCTGGCTCCCAGCGGCCGCAACCTCACCCCCGCCGAGCTGCCGGCCAAGCAGCGAGAACAGCTCCTTGGGGTCTGTGATGCGGCCCTGTGCCGGCAGGTGCAGCTGCTGGGGGTGAGGCTGGTCGTGGGCGTGGGCCGCCTGGCCGAGCAGCGGGCGCGGCGAGCTCTGGCCAGCCTGATGCCCGAGGTCCAGGTGGAGGGGCTCCTGCACCCGTCCCCTCGCAACCCGCAGGCCAACAagggctgggaggtggtggcCAAGGAGAGACTGAACGAGCTGGGGCTGCTGCCGCTGTTAACGAAGTGA
- the SMUG1 gene encoding single-strand selective monofunctional uracil DNA glycosylase isoform X1 — protein sequence MNLAYILFILDFFPTRRLPQCLSCDSVMAVPQAFPPGPLREGGALVEPQPSPRSSAEGFLEEELRLNAELKQLQFSEPVGVIYNPVEYAWEPHRSYVTRYCQGPKQVLFLGMNPGPFGMAQTGVPFGEVSVVRDWLGIGGPVQTPPQEHPKRPVLGLECPQSEVSGARFWGFFRNLCGQPEVFFRHCFVHNLCPLLLLAPSGRNLTPAELPAKQREQLLGVCDAALCRQVQLLGVRLVVGVGRLAEQRARRALASLMPEVQVEGLLHPSPRNPQANKGWEVVAKERLNELGLLPLLTK from the exons ATGAACCTGgcttacattttattcattttggacTTCTTCCCCACCAGGAGACTACCACAGTGCCTCTCAT GTGACAGTGTCATGGCTGTGCCCCAGGCTTTCCCGCCAGGGCCCCTCCGTGAGGGGGGTGCTCTGGTGgagccccagccctcccctcgAAGCTCGGCtgagggcttcttggaggaggagcTCCGGCTTAATGCTGAGCTGAAGCAGCTGCAGTTTTCTGAGCCCGTGGGCGTCATCTACAATCCTGTGGAGTATGCGTGGGAGCCGCATCGCAGCTACGTGACCCGCTACTGCCAGGGGCCCAAGCAAGTGCTCTTCTTGGGCATGAACCCAGGACCCTTTGGCATGGCCCAGACTGGG GTGCCCTTTGGGGAAGTGAGTGTAGTCCGGGACTGGTTGGGCATTGGGGGGCCTGTGCAGACCCCTCCCCAAGAGCACCCCAAGCGACCAGTGCTGGGACTGGAGTGCCCTCAGTCCGAGGTGAGTGGTGCCCGGTTCTGGGGCTTTTTCCGGAACCTCTGTGGACAGCCCGAGGTCTTCTTTCGTCACTGTTTCGTCCacaacctgtgtcctctgctccTCCTGGCTCCCAGCGGCCGCAACCTCACCCCCGCCGAGCTGCCGGCCAAGCAGCGAGAACAGCTCCTTGGGGTCTGTGATGCGGCCCTGTGCCGGCAGGTGCAGCTGCTGGGGGTGAGGCTGGTCGTGGGCGTGGGCCGCCTGGCCGAGCAGCGGGCGCGGCGAGCTCTGGCCAGCCTGATGCCCGAGGTCCAGGTGGAGGGGCTCCTGCACCCGTCCCCTCGCAACCCGCAGGCCAACAagggctgggaggtggtggcCAAGGAGAGACTGAACGAGCTGGGGCTGCTGCCGCTGTTAACGAAGTGA